One genomic region from Pyxicephalus adspersus chromosome 1, UCB_Pads_2.0, whole genome shotgun sequence encodes:
- the DNAJC28 gene encoding dnaJ homolog subfamily C member 28, producing the protein MKLVQILLAQNVKNKFFICSWNLAFRMHSTYNAKRNIKDCYRLLNVAEGCSADEVRHSYRTLAKKYHPDSGAVTADADMFMQIDQAYKDLLTHLAKESKTGQALEDDEETTSEYKVPQHRHYLSYEGVGYGTPSQRQKQYIQFRVDRASDQVLDFRKRKFEREYADNSMVAKDVRHSKKVKITQAIERLVEDLIQESMAKGDFDNLSGKGKPINKFSTCPHIDPMTHNLNRILIDNGYQPEWIVLQKEIRETIDKLRNELVASRKKVGEPMTYSKEKEWIETCENFRENITKLNKKVNDFNLVVPLMNRQMVHFNVEKEISRAQQAYSVLKEEMELAIRLKAEKNVDYKQSGPMEVIINWINQFKNNNKDNK; encoded by the coding sequence ATGAAACTTGTACAGATTTTATTGGcacaaaatgtaaagaataaattctTCATATGTTCATGGAACCTAGCCTTCCGTATGCATTCAACTTACAATGCCAAAAGGAACATCAAGGACTGTTATCGACTTCTAAATGTTGCAGAAGGGTGCTCTGCAGATGAAGTTAGACACTCTTATAGAACTTTAGCAAAGAAATATCATCCAGACAGCGGTGCTGTCACTGCCGACGCCGACATGTTCATGCAGATCGATCAAGCCTACAAAGATCTCCTGACGCACTTGGCTAAAGAGTCAAAGACAGGACAAGCCCTTGAAGATGATGAGGAGACGACCTCGGAGTACAAGGTACCACAGCACAGGCATTACTTGAGTTATGAAGGAGTTGGTTATGGCACCCCTAGCCAGCGGCAGAAACAGTACATCCAATTTCGTGTAGACCGAGCATCTGACCAAGTTTTAGACTTTCGAAAAAGGAAATTTGAACGAGAGTATGCTGACAACTCCATGGTTGCAAAGGACGTCCGGCAtagtaaaaaggtgaaaataactCAAGCCATCGAACGTTTGGTAGAGGACCTCATCCAAGAGTCCATGGCAAAGGGAGACTTTGACAACCTCAGCGGCAAAGGAAAGCCTATTAACAAATTTTCCACGTGTCCACACATCGACCCAATGACCCACAACCTCAACCGGATTCTGATAGATAACGGTTACCAGCCAGAATGGATCGTTCTTCAAAAGGAAATACGAGAAACGATCGATAAGCTTCGAAACGAGTTAGTGGCCTCTCGTAAAAAAGTAGGAGAGCCCATGACTTATTCAAAGGAAAAGGAATGGATTGAAACCTGTGAGAATTTTAGAGAAAACATAACAAAGCTAAACAAGAAGGTGAATGACTTTAACTTGGTTGTGCCACTGATGAACCGGCAGATGGTTCACTTTAACGTTGAGAAAGAAATCTCTCGAGCTCAGCAAGCCTACTCTGTGCTGAAAGAGGAGATGGAATTGGCAATTAGGTTGAAAGCAGAGAAGAACGTGGACTATAAGCAATCCGGTCCTATGGAAGTCATAATAAACTGGATCaatcagtttaaaaataataacaaagacaataaataa
- the LOC140336500 gene encoding trifunctional purine biosynthetic protein adenosine-3-like, whose protein sequence is MTKRVLVIGSSPCEENLCWSLAQSPHVKQVLFAPGRESTPDNGKVCKSAVLTSNRALLKQFCKDHNISLVVISPIPLLTAGLVNDLSVSGVKCFGPTGKAAMLQANKINAKCFMHQYGIPTARWKSFTNPHEACHFITYADFPALVVKTCVFTSGERLHITQDKDEACRAVQHLTKDWTPGESTVQIIVEEFLQGEEFYVGVQITCSTYPRILYSFIIVS, encoded by the exons ATGACTAAGCGAGTTCTTGTGATTGGTAGCAGTCCCTGTGAAGAGAACCTGTGCTGGAGTCTTGCTCAGTCTCCCCATGTAAAACAGGTTCTCTTTGCTCCTGGAAGAGAAAGTACACCAGACAATGGAAAAGTATGTAAATCAG CGGTGTTGACCAGTAACCGAGCACTGTTGAAGCAGTTCTGCAAAGACCATAACATCAGCCTTGTAGTGATCAGTCCTATTCCTCTTCTCACTGCTG GACTAGTCAATGATCTGTCAGTCTCTGGAGTGAAGTGTTTTGGTCCCACTGGAAAGGCAGCAATGCTACAGGCCAACAAGATTAACGCCAAGTGCTTTATGCACCAATATGGCATCCCAACCGCTAGATGGAAGTCTTTCACCAACCCTCATGAAGCTTGTCATTTTATCACCTA TGCAGATTTCCCAGCGCTAGTGGTGAAGACCTGCGTGTTCACATCAGGAGAACGATTGCACATCACGCAAGATAAAGACGAAGCATGTAGAGCTGTTCAGCATCTTACTAAA GATTGGACACCTGGAGAATCTACAGTGCAAATAATTGTAGAAGAGTTTTTACAAGGAGAAGAGTTCTACGTAGGTGTACAGATCACCTGTTCTACATACCCAAGGATACTATATTCTTTCATTATTGTGAGCTGA
- the TMEM50B gene encoding transmembrane protein 50B produces the protein MAGFLDNFRWPQCECIDWGEKRNTIASVVAGVLFFSGWWIMIDAAVVYPSQEALNHAFHTCGVFSTVAFFMINAVSNAQVRGDSYSDGCLGRTGARIWLFIGFMMMFGSLIASMWILFGAYVTQNINVYPGLAVFFQNALIFFSTLIYKFGRTEELWS, from the exons ATGGCTGGCTTCCTGGATAATTTCCGATGGCCGCAGTGTGAATGCATCGACTGGGGGGAGAAAAGGAACACCATAGCTTCCGTAGTAGCTGGCGTTTTG TTTTTTTCTGGTTGGTGGATTATGATAGACGCAGCCGTGGTGTATCCGTCACAAGAAGCCCTGAACCACGCATTTCACACCTGTGGTGTATTCTCAACGGTGGCATTTTTTAT GATAAATGCGGTGTCTAATGCACAGGTGCGAGGAGACAGCTACAGCGATGGCTGCTTGGGAAGGACTG GAGCTCGGATCTGGCTATTCATTGGCTTCATGATGATGTTTGGGTCTCTTATTGCCTCCATGTGGATCCTTTTTGGTGCCTATGTTACTCAGA ATATTAATGTCTACCCTGGGCTGGCTGTGTTTTTCCAgaatgctttaatattttttag CACTCTCATCTACAAGTTTGGAAGAACAGAAGAATTGTGGTCCTGA